From the Gemmatimonadota bacterium genome, the window ACGCAATCTGCCCCGCCAACTCAACATCACTCTGACCCGTTTTTGTTTTCGCGAGCGCGAACGACGAACAGGCCTCGAGTAAGGCGCCGTCCTCAAGCAGCACGCGCCCCTTCCAATACGCACCCTGCGCAGCGGTTGGTCCGTCGCCGTACTCAAAGGCGAGGCGATCCAACAACCGGCGTGCCGCACCGCGGTCACCGCGCCCAAACTCCATCTGCGCCAGCCGCAGCAACGCATCGGCGGCGCGCGGCGATGTCGCGTACTCCACGGTTAAGCGCAGATAATCACGGCGCGCCCGGTCCGTGGCGTCGGCCAACGAAGCGCGCCAATAGAGCGCTTCGGCATACGACGCACTCCCTTCCGGGGTCGCCGTAAGAACCGAGTCCACCACCGCGCGCCCAGCAACACTATTCCCCTCATTTACCAAGCGGCGCGCGCGCGCCAACGCCGAATCGAGTGGCGCACGTCCCTGCGCGGCGACTGTCTGTATCCCCGAAACCGCGAGGCAGAACAGCGCGGTCGTGACGCCAATCAATAATCGCACGGACCGTGAACTCATGCCGCACTCCGTCGTGTGTCGCGCGCGGTCATCGCAAGCAAAAGCGAGGTGAGCATTTGTTCTTCTGACGACACCTTTGCGTCCTTAAGCGCTCGATCAGCCGCAAGGAGCAACCGCAACGCAGCGGCAACACGCGCCTCATCCCAATGACGCGTCCCGCGGACCCACGCCTTCACCGCCTCAGACCACGGCCGTCCGGTAAGAGACGAGCTGTTTTCCTTGAGCAGTCCGTAGAACTCACTTTCGAGCCGATGTTGCGCGAGCCCGCGCGCCTTCGCCGCTAACGCCCAGCCAATCGCCAGAGTTTGCGTCGTGAGCGCCATCACCACCGAGACGCCGGTCGTTTTGGGCTGGAGCAATACGCGCTCCAACAACGCGATCGCGCCAATGCCGTCGCCATCTGCAACCCGATCCAGCAAATCGCCAAGGGTTTCGCCGTGCCGCACACCAACCGTGGCTTCCACCGCAGCATCGTCAATCGGCTCCGAGCCAGCAAAGTTGCGTGCCTTGTCTATTTCGCCCGCGAGGAGCGCGAGATCGTTTCCGGTGGCGTTCGCCAACAACACCGCCGCGCTTGGCGTGATCGCCACGCCGAGTTGCGTTGTGTGCTGCAGCACCCATTTCACGAGTTCGTCTTCCGTCAGCGATCGAAAATCGATCGTTTCGGCGCGCTCCACCCAGGCATCGTCCGCTTTTGTCCCAGACGCGACCACCAACACCAACACCGTGTCGAGGGCGGGGTGCTCGAGGTATTTGGTCAACACGGTCCGCGCATCCTTCTTCAGTGCGCCGGCATCGCGAATCACAACCACGCGCCGCGTTGCCATCATCGGGAGCGCCGCGAGTGCCGTGCCAATGGCCCGTGCATCGACATCCGTCGCGCGGAGCACCTCAAGATTGAAGTCGCGCGTCGCGGGGTCGGTCGCCGCCGTCATCACCGCGCGCACCTTCTCTTCCTTCAGGTAATCGTCGTCACCGAGAAAGAGATACGCTGGCGCGAACGCGCCGCTCTCCAGTGCGGCCTTCAGAGACCGCAACGCCGAGGGAGCCATGCGCAAAATATACTGCCCGGCGCACGGTCGGGACGTGGCGGGGAGAGGCCATTTCCGAGGCAATCGCCACCCGCAACCGCTCGTGGAACGTGGCCGATGGCCGAACCGGCGGGAGCGAGCGCGCGATCATCAGGCCGCGACGGAGCGCACTGTGCAGATCACGGCAACAGGGGCAGATATCCGCGTGCGCAAGAACCGACAACGCCTCCGTATCACACGGGGCGTCGTCGGCAAAACTGGTATGAAGGCGTCGGAAAGTCTGGCAGTCCATTGAGCTGGGGTTCGACCCCCTTCGGTACCCGGTGTTGCCGACCGAGTTCCGCCACCAGCCCTACCCCGCCCCCAATGGACCGCCTGAAAGACCTTCCCGACCGTTACCGCAGCGCCGGTGCCACGATCTCGGCAAACGAGTTCCGAGCACGGTTCAGGCGCGACTTTACGGTACCGAGATTGCACTTCGTGATCTCCGCAATCTCCTCATAACTGCGCCCCTCAAGCTCCCGCAGCACAAACACCTCGCGGTGGTGCTCTGGAAGCCTTGCCACGCTCTCCTCCACGGCCTCGCGAATGTGTCGGCGGCGGAAGTCATCGTCGGGGCGTGCGTTGGGGTCTTCGAACTCCAGCGGCCGCTCTTCGTCGTCCCACCCCTGTGTAATAGAGGAGAACAGCACGAGCGGATTGCGCGAGCGATTCCGCAGCTCGTTCTTGGCCAGGTTCGATGCAATCGTGTACGCCCAAGTCGAGAACTTCTTCGTGCGGTCAAACCGCGCGAGATGGCGGTGCACGCGAACGAACGCTTCCTGCACCAGATCCTCGGCACGCTCGCGGTCGCCCACAATGCGGTACACGAAGTTCAGCAGGCGCACGTGGTAGCGCTCAACGAGGATGTCGAACCCGTGGCTCTCGCCGGCGAGGTACGCCTTGACGAGGGCGGTATCATCAAGCGCTCGCAGCTCGGCAAACGGCCGAATGCGAGACGCGGGGCGAGCTTCGAGCTTTAGTGCGGCGGTTCCCATGTTGGCTCTCCATGCGACAGAGGGTCATCACTCTGCCAGATGAAAGAGCAGTTCCCGTGCCGCATGGAATCACCGTATACACAAACTGTAAAGCATTACAAATCAAAGACATACCAACTTTAGGCACGTTCCCAAATGTCCCCGAATCGAGAGTGGGGCGTCCCTTTTATGAGACGTTTAGGAAGCGCTCCTACTTCCCTGCCTTGAATCCGGCGACATACAAGATCCCAAGCGCCGTCTTTGCGTCCTGAATCTCTCCGGTCTTGATCATCTCGAGGGCACGCGACAAGGAAACCGGCACCGTCTCAATGAATTCGTCTGCCTCGCGCCGAGAGTCTCCTGCAGTAAGTCCTTCTGCCATAAAGAGATGGATGCGTTCGTCCGTAAAACCTGGCGTCGTCCACATCGACGTTAGAAACACCAGTTTACCGGCCGAACACCCTGTTTCTTCCTTCAACTCGCGGCTCGCACATGCTTCCGGTGTCTCGGCACCGTCGAGGCGACCTGCCGGGATTTCAAACAGATATCCGTTCGTCGCATAGCGGTACTGCTTGATCAGCAGAATCTGTGGGTCGCTGCCGTGAAGATCCGACAGCAGTGGGACCACCGCACTCGCCCCTGGGTGCCGGATGATTTCGAGCGACCCGGTAGAGCCATCTGGAAAATGAATCTCGTCGAGATCGAGATTGATAATGCGTCCCGTGTGCAGACGGCGGCTTCCAATCTTTCCGATATCGGTCATACCGTCGCGTCCTCAATGTGCAGCGCGCCAAGCTGTAACGCCTCAAGTGGGCCGCGAATAACCGAAGCATCACCCACCGCCACCACCACGAGTTGATCGGGGTGGAGTTGTTCACGCGCGACGCGTCGAACATCGGCGGCGGTCACCGACCGCACGCGCTCGCGGTATCTCGAGTAATAGTCGGCGTCGAGCCCGTACGTCTCCGCGGTCGCCATCGCTTGGGCAACGGCTTGGGTTGTCTCGTAGCGAATGGGAAACACGCCGTCGAGAAACGCGGTCGCGAGCGAGAGTTCGTCGGCGCTGACTGTTTCCTCTCGCATACGTGCAATCTCTCCGAGAATCTCACGGGTGGCGGCATCCGTGACTTCCGTCTTGACCGCCGTGGAAACTACAAACGGCCCGGCGCCGCGACGCCAATCAAAACCGGAGCGCGCACCGTAGGTATATCCGTTTTTTTCGCGAAGGTTGAGATTGATGCGCGACGAAAACAAACCGCCGAGGAGCGCATTCATCACCGTGATGGGGAAATAGTCGGGATGCCCGCGCGGCACACCGCCATGCCCCACACGGAGCTCGGTCTGCGGCGCATCGGACTTATGCACGAGATGCACACGGCGTCCCTCGTGACGCGGTCGGTCATTCATCGCCACCGGCGGCACGGTCGTTTGTGTCCAGCCGCCGAGTGTTGCGTGCGCCAGCGCCACGGCTCTCTCAAGCGTAACGTCGCCAGAAAAGATTAATGTGGTCGTATGTGGCCCATACCGCGCCGCATGAAATGCGCGCACAACATCGGCGTCGAGAAGTGCAACCGTTGCCGTGCTACCACTCGACGGAACGCCGTAACGCGAACCTGCCGCAAAAACCACTTCGCTGAACTTGTCGTGCGCCAGACTCCGCGGCTCCACCTGCTGCTGCAACAGATCCGCCAACCGTTCCGCGCGCAAACGTTCGACGTCGCGCGGTGCGAAGGCGGGTGTCATCAACACCTCTCCCATCACTGTCATCGCCCGCTCAAGCCGCGTCGGCATAACGGTGAGATGCACCATCGCTTCATCCCAGTCGCTGCCGGAATCAATCCCGGAGCCGAGGCGTTCCATTTCAAGCGCGAGCGCCGCACCGTCCAGTCGGGTGGTGCCTTCCGTCAGCGCACGTGCGGTCAGTGAGGCAACGCCTTCACGCCCCGCCGGATCGTTGGACGATCCCGCATCCACCAACGCGAGCACGGTCACGAGCGGGAGCCGTGGAATGTTCGCGACTACCACGCGAAGGCCATTGTCGAGCGTCACGCGCTCGGTGTGTGGAAATTCGTAATGGCGGGGCGCGCCGGCGCCCGGTCTGGGAGAGGTGGTCATGCGATATCCTCCGACGCGTTGCGCGGCACAAACAGCAATGACGCGCGGTTGTCCTCGCCGAGTGACGAGGTGATGAACCGCGTCACGTCGGCGGCCGTCACCGCTTGATACCGTTCCAGTTGCTCGTTGGCGAGCGCCGGGTCGCCAAAATAGGTCGCAAACATCGAGAGCTTGTCGGCGCGATCGCCCGCCGACTGCATCGCCGAGACATAGCCCGTTTCAATCAACGCGAGGGCGCGCTGCACTTCATCAGCGGTCACCCCTTCTCGGTACAAGCGATCAATTTCGGCGGCCACATCCGCTTCAAGGCGCTCCGCGCTCACGCCAGGACGAGCCGTCACATCAGCAATCAGGAGGTCGGCACCCTTGCTGAGATCATACGTAAAAGCGCCAACATCGGACGCCAACTCGGTCTCTCGAACAAGCGAAGCATATAGGCGGCTCCCCTTTCCCGAGCCAAGAATCGTCGCGCACACACTCGCGGCATAGTACTCCGGATGCCCAAACACCGGAGACCGGAATGCCAGAAAGAGCCTCGGCACCATGACGTCGTCTTCCACTGTGACGCGACGCCATTCGCCAAAGGTTCTGGGCACATCCATTGGTGCCAGCGGTGGTTTTCCCGCGCCCTTTGGAATCGGCCCAAAATACAACTCCACGAACCGCCGAGCTTCGGTTTCATCGACGTCGCCAGCAATGGTCAACACCGCGTTGTCTGGCGTGTAGAAGGTGCGGGAAAATTCGGCGATATCCTCAAGACTCGCGGCACTCAAATCGTCCATCGAGCCGATGAGCGAATGGTGAAACGGATGCGTGTCCGGAAAGGCGAGCGCCGGCAGTCGTTCCCACCACGTGCCGTACGGCTGGTTGTCCACCGACCACCGCCGTTCGTTTTTCACAACATCCCGTTGCGTGTCGAGTTTCTCCTGCGTCATCGCCGGCAGCAGGGCGCCCATCCGGTCTGCCTCGAGCCAGAGCGCCATGGCCAGTTGGTTCGACGGCACTGTTTCGAAGTAGTTCGTGCGATCAAGCCACGTCGATCCGTTGAGCGTTCCGCCGGCGCGCTGGATCAGCTCAAAGTGTTCGTTCGATCCCACGTGCTCCGAGCCCTGAAACAGCATGTGCTCAAAGAGATGCGCAAATCCGGTCCGCCCAGCCCGTTCGTTTGCCGACCCGACGTGATACCAGAGGTTTACCGCAACAATGGGCGCCGAATGATCGGGCGACACCGTCACGAGGAGACCGTTGTCGAGACGGTAGGAATTAATAGGAATTCGCATGGCGGTGAGGAGGGGGACTTACCAGTCGATGAACAGCGCGAGGGGCGCCTTGAGCGATTCCACCACGAGCGTCGCCCATTGCCGGAAGAGCCGACGTGATCCTGGTGTCGGGAGCGCAGGCGACGTGAGAGGATCAAGCCCATACCGGCGCCCGAGAATTTCCAGTCGGAGCATGTGAAACGGATCGCTCACAATAATGACCGAGCGCATCCGGTACGCCTGAAGGAGATCGGCGGCCGCTCGCAATGACTGCGACGAGGTGCGCCCTTCGTTTTCGAGCAAAATGGCCGTGTCGGGAACGCCGCGTGACATCACATACATTCGTCCGGCCGCCGCTTCACTCACCACGTCACCCTCGCCGGTGCCTCCCGTCAGCAGCATGCGTGCAGCGAGTCCGCGCTGCCAGAGCGCTATGGCGTGGTCGAGTCGGGCGCGCAACACTGGGGAGGGGTGGCCGTTGTACTGCGCAGCGCCCATCACAACAATGGCGTCCGCGTGCTGCGCATCGTCTTCGAGCGCCCAGGTCAGCACCGTCGCCATCGACACGAACCACCCAAACGCCACGGCGATCGCGACTCGGATGAGAAACGCGCGGGAACGAAAGTACGATCGGTGCGGACGGTCCATCGGCGCAAACTACTCGACCCGCACCGGTGGCGGGAGCAACGACGCGCGGAAACCGCTAAATCGAGATGCGCGTCCCCGCCGTCGGACAGTGCGCGCGAAGCCCTTTTGCCGTCAGCGACGCCGCCAAGCTGTCCTGCGCCGGCGGTTCCCCGTGCACCAACCACACGTCCGTGAGTGCCGGCGATTGCGCGCGCACGCCATCAATCCAAGCGGAAAGCTCGGTTCGGTCAGCGTGCGCACTGTAGCCTTCGATAATCTCCACGGCCGCGCGAAGGGGAATCTCATCACCAAACACCCTTACCATCGGGTGGCGTTCAACGATGCGCCGGCCTAAGGTGTGCTCCGCCATAAATCCCACAACGAGAATCGTGTTGCGGGGATCGCTTGCGCCATTCAGGAGATGGTGCAGAATCCGGCCAGACTCCGCCATGCCAGACGCCGCGATAATCACCATCGGCCCGTGCTGACGATCGAGTTCCTTGGACGCCTCAACACTCTCCGTATACCGAACCAGCGGAAACTGAAAAAGATCTTCGCCGAGTTTCCGATGCGAA encodes:
- the holA gene encoding DNA polymerase III subunit delta; its protein translation is MAPSALRSLKAALESGAFAPAYLFLGDDDYLKEEKVRAVMTAATDPATRDFNLEVLRATDVDARAIGTALAALPMMATRRVVVIRDAGALKKDARTVLTKYLEHPALDTVLVLVVASGTKADDAWVERAETIDFRSLTEDELVKWVLQHTTQLGVAITPSAAVLLANATGNDLALLAGEIDKARNFAGSEPIDDAAVEATVGVRHGETLGDLLDRVADGDGIGAIALLERVLLQPKTTGVSVVMALTTQTLAIGWALAAKARGLAQHRLESEFYGLLKENSSSLTGRPWSEAVKAWVRGTRHWDEARVAAALRLLLAADRALKDAKVSSEEQMLTSLLLAMTARDTRRSAA
- a CDS encoding sigma-70 family RNA polymerase sigma factor, which gives rise to MGTAALKLEARPASRIRPFAELRALDDTALVKAYLAGESHGFDILVERYHVRLLNFVYRIVGDRERAEDLVQEAFVRVHRHLARFDRTKKFSTWAYTIASNLAKNELRNRSRNPLVLFSSITQGWDDEERPLEFEDPNARPDDDFRRRHIREAVEESVARLPEHHREVFVLRELEGRSYEEIAEITKCNLGTVKSRLNRARNSFAEIVAPALR
- a CDS encoding pitrilysin family protein, with protein sequence MTTSPRPGAGAPRHYEFPHTERVTLDNGLRVVVANIPRLPLVTVLALVDAGSSNDPAGREGVASLTARALTEGTTRLDGAALALEMERLGSGIDSGSDWDEAMVHLTVMPTRLERAMTVMGEVLMTPAFAPRDVERLRAERLADLLQQQVEPRSLAHDKFSEVVFAAGSRYGVPSSGSTATVALLDADVVRAFHAARYGPHTTTLIFSGDVTLERAVALAHATLGGWTQTTVPPVAMNDRPRHEGRRVHLVHKSDAPQTELRVGHGGVPRGHPDYFPITVMNALLGGLFSSRINLNLREKNGYTYGARSGFDWRRGAGPFVVSTAVKTEVTDAATREILGEIARMREETVSADELSLATAFLDGVFPIRYETTQAVAQAMATAETYGLDADYYSRYRERVRSVTAADVRRVAREQLHPDQLVVVAVGDASVIRGPLEALQLGALHIEDATV
- a CDS encoding NUDIX hydrolase, with the translated sequence MTDIGKIGSRRLHTGRIINLDLDEIHFPDGSTGSLEIIRHPGASAVVPLLSDLHGSDPQILLIKQYRYATNGYLFEIPAGRLDGAETPEACASRELKEETGCSAGKLVFLTSMWTTPGFTDERIHLFMAEGLTAGDSRREADEFIETVPVSLSRALEMIKTGEIQDAKTALGILYVAGFKAGK
- a CDS encoding SPOR domain-containing protein → MSSRSVRLLIGVTTALFCLAVSGIQTVAAQGRAPLDSALARARRLVNEGNSVAGRAVVDSVLTATPEGSASYAEALYWRASLADATDRARRDYLRLTVEYATSPRAADALLRLAQMEFGRGDRGAARRLLDRLAFEYGDGPTAAQGAYWKGRVLLEDGALLEACSSFALAKTKTGQSDVELAGQIAFYSQPCARAKADAAARVVADSVARADSLAKALEKSRADSLAKAGRGASPKSGGAHTKGPAWSAQIAAFAVREDAERLAKRLSARGHDPRVTESKPYRVRIGRFGTRAAAAALVEKLRAAKMQAIVVEAERP
- a CDS encoding pitrilysin family protein encodes the protein MRIPINSYRLDNGLLVTVSPDHSAPIVAVNLWYHVGSANERAGRTGFAHLFEHMLFQGSEHVGSNEHFELIQRAGGTLNGSTWLDRTNYFETVPSNQLAMALWLEADRMGALLPAMTQEKLDTQRDVVKNERRWSVDNQPYGTWWERLPALAFPDTHPFHHSLIGSMDDLSAASLEDIAEFSRTFYTPDNAVLTIAGDVDETEARRFVELYFGPIPKGAGKPPLAPMDVPRTFGEWRRVTVEDDVMVPRLFLAFRSPVFGHPEYYAASVCATILGSGKGSRLYASLVRETELASDVGAFTYDLSKGADLLIADVTARPGVSAERLEADVAAEIDRLYREGVTADEVQRALALIETGYVSAMQSAGDRADKLSMFATYFGDPALANEQLERYQAVTAADVTRFITSSLGEDNRASLLFVPRNASEDIA
- a CDS encoding YdcF family protein; its protein translation is MDRPHRSYFRSRAFLIRVAIAVAFGWFVSMATVLTWALEDDAQHADAIVVMGAAQYNGHPSPVLRARLDHAIALWQRGLAARMLLTGGTGEGDVVSEAAAGRMYVMSRGVPDTAILLENEGRTSSQSLRAAADLLQAYRMRSVIIVSDPFHMLRLEILGRRYGLDPLTSPALPTPGSRRLFRQWATLVVESLKAPLALFIDW